One part of the Dunckerocampus dactyliophorus isolate RoL2022-P2 chromosome 11, RoL_Ddac_1.1, whole genome shotgun sequence genome encodes these proteins:
- the atox1 gene encoding copper transport protein ATOX1 — translation MTKHEFAVTMTCEGCSGAVSRILSKLGDVKFEIDLPKQLVWIESDKDVEFLMDTLKKCGKEVKYNGTK, via the exons ATGACC AAACACGAGTTTGCTGTGACTATGACGTGTGAAGGATGCTCAGGAGCTGTCAGCAGAATCCTCAGCAAGCTGGGAG ATGTAAAGTTTGAAATCGACCTGCCGAAGCAGCTGGTTTGGATCGAGTCTGACAAAGACGTCGAATTTCTAATGGACACCTTGAAGAAGTGCGGAAAGGAGGTCAAGTACAACGGCACCAAATGA